A single region of the Nocardioides sp. W7 genome encodes:
- a CDS encoding thioredoxin domain-containing protein → MSKKSAQTSRTERAAAAVREQQREEARRRNLMVGGVVGVLVVALVAGFLWMRANDTSDDVTAPAAGSEYGLTIGPDGAPREVIIYEDFHCVHCADLEERTREDLARFAEAGDVRVEFRTVSFLTDYSMRAANAFKVVLEEAGPEVAKRYHDLLFQNYDKASGSEDGLDDDTLVSLAVDAGAEEDAVRPGIEDLAQREWVDSATQAAQDAGVRGTPTVLLDGEPVSGSTEDIANSLVEALG, encoded by the coding sequence ATGTCGAAGAAGAGTGCCCAGACGAGCCGAACCGAGCGCGCGGCCGCCGCCGTACGCGAGCAGCAGCGCGAGGAGGCACGCCGCCGCAACCTGATGGTGGGCGGCGTCGTCGGGGTGCTCGTCGTGGCCCTGGTCGCCGGGTTCCTGTGGATGCGCGCGAACGACACCAGCGATGACGTCACCGCCCCCGCTGCCGGCTCCGAGTACGGCCTCACCATCGGCCCGGACGGCGCCCCGCGCGAGGTGATCATCTACGAGGACTTCCACTGCGTGCACTGCGCGGACCTCGAGGAGCGGACCCGCGAGGACCTCGCGCGGTTCGCGGAGGCCGGCGACGTCCGCGTCGAGTTCCGCACGGTCAGCTTCCTCACGGACTACTCGATGCGCGCGGCGAACGCCTTCAAGGTCGTCCTCGAGGAGGCCGGCCCCGAGGTGGCCAAGCGCTACCACGACCTGCTGTTCCAGAACTACGACAAGGCCTCCGGGAGCGAGGACGGCCTCGACGACGACACCCTGGTGAGCCTGGCCGTCGACGCCGGTGCCGAGGAGGACGCCGTACGCCCCGGCATCGAGGACCTGGCCCAGCGCGAGTGGGTCGACTCGGCCACCCAGGCGGCGCAGGACGCCGGGGTGCGCGGCACCCCGACGGTGCTCCTCGACGGCGAGCCGGTGAGCGGCAGCACGGAGGACATCGCGAATTCGCTGGTCGAGGCCCTCGGCTGA
- a CDS encoding MauE/DoxX family redox-associated membrane protein → MREWLGLVARLVTGGVWIWAGALKLGDSYQSVEAVRAYELLPESLVEPVGYLLPVLEVVVGVALVLGVLTRGAAVLSALLFVVFIIGIASAWARGLQIDCGCFGGGGYDPDASSQYPWEIARDSVLLLVSLYLVRWPRTRLALDSLLFRPLTPAR, encoded by the coding sequence GTGAGGGAATGGCTCGGCCTGGTGGCACGACTGGTGACCGGTGGCGTCTGGATCTGGGCCGGCGCGCTCAAGCTCGGCGACTCCTATCAGAGCGTCGAGGCGGTCCGCGCCTACGAGCTGCTGCCGGAGAGCCTGGTGGAGCCGGTGGGCTACCTGCTGCCGGTGCTGGAGGTGGTCGTCGGGGTGGCGCTGGTCCTCGGCGTGCTCACCCGGGGTGCCGCGGTGCTCTCGGCGCTGCTGTTCGTGGTCTTCATCATCGGCATCGCGAGCGCCTGGGCCCGCGGGCTGCAGATCGACTGCGGCTGCTTCGGCGGCGGCGGGTACGACCCGGACGCCTCGTCGCAGTACCCGTGGGAGATCGCCCGCGACTCCGTGCTGCTGCTCGTCTCCCTCTACCTGGTCCGCTGGCCCCGCACCCGCCTGGCCCTGGACTCCCTGCTGTTTCGTCCCCTGACCCCCGCCCGCTGA
- a CDS encoding adenosine deaminase, with the protein MTRSIGDFIRGLPKAELHVHHVGSASPRIVQELAARHPGTVPADLDDLRRFYEFRDFAHFIEVYLAVVALVRTPEDIRYLTYEIAREMATEQQLRYAELTCTPFTSVRPDDDTRGMPIEAYSEALEDARVAAERDFGLVLRWIYDIPGEFGQLGADHTLEYALRHPTEGLVGFGLGGPEIGVPRPQFQPHFDAARAAGLHCVPHAGETTGPQTIWDALRLLGAERIGHGTSAAQDPELLAHLAATGVPLEVCPSSNIATRAVATLAEHPIRAFRDAGVTISIGSDDPPMFGTTLNREYEVAADLLGLDEAGVAELARTSVRVSFAPEDVRSRVLGEIDAYAAG; encoded by the coding sequence GTGACCAGGAGCATCGGCGACTTCATCCGCGGCCTCCCGAAGGCCGAGCTGCACGTCCACCACGTCGGGTCCGCCTCGCCGCGGATCGTCCAGGAGCTGGCCGCCCGCCATCCCGGCACCGTCCCGGCGGACCTCGACGACCTTCGACGGTTCTACGAGTTCCGCGACTTCGCCCACTTCATCGAGGTCTACCTCGCCGTGGTGGCGCTGGTCCGCACGCCCGAGGACATCCGCTACCTCACCTACGAGATCGCCCGCGAGATGGCGACCGAGCAGCAGCTGCGGTACGCCGAGCTGACCTGCACGCCGTTCACCTCGGTGCGCCCGGACGACGACACGCGCGGCATGCCGATCGAGGCGTACTCCGAGGCTCTCGAGGACGCCCGGGTCGCCGCGGAGCGCGACTTCGGGCTGGTGCTGCGCTGGATCTACGACATCCCGGGCGAGTTCGGCCAGCTGGGGGCCGACCACACCCTCGAGTACGCCCTGCGGCACCCCACCGAGGGCCTGGTCGGCTTCGGCCTGGGCGGCCCGGAGATCGGGGTGCCGCGACCCCAGTTCCAGCCGCACTTCGACGCCGCCCGGGCGGCCGGGCTGCACTGCGTCCCGCACGCCGGCGAGACGACCGGCCCGCAGACGATCTGGGACGCGCTGCGGCTGCTCGGAGCGGAGCGGATCGGGCACGGCACCTCCGCCGCGCAGGACCCGGAGCTGCTGGCCCACCTGGCCGCGACCGGCGTACCCCTGGAGGTCTGCCCGTCCTCGAACATCGCCACCCGCGCGGTGGCCACCCTCGCCGAGCACCCGATCCGGGCGTTCCGCGACGCCGGCGTGACCATCTCGATCGGCTCCGACGACCCGCCGATGTTCGGGACGACACTGAACCGGGAGTACGAGGTCGCGGCCGACCTGCTCGGCCTCGACGAGGCGGGCGTCGCGGAGCTCGCCCGCACCTCCGTGCGGGTCTCCTTCGCGCCCGAGGACGTCCGCTCGCGGGTGCTCGGCGAGATCGACGCGTACGCCGCCGGCTGA